A region from the Acidiferrobacter sp. SPIII_3 genome encodes:
- a CDS encoding GNAT family N-acetyltransferase: protein MDWHEKAIDRRHDRKAFDCGIPELNTYLDRYARQNHASGGAKTFVAVPPEQPNHILGYYTISPGSIAFAHVPAEITRRLGHYDVPIFRLGRLAVDLTIQRQGLGGELLLAAGERALAVATEVGGVALAIDAKDEAAARWYGRFGALPLLDDPRKLVLPLSAIAEALKSTGKTRS from the coding sequence GTGGATTGGCACGAAAAGGCCATTGATCGGCGGCACGACCGCAAAGCCTTCGATTGCGGCATCCCCGAGCTCAATACCTATCTCGACCGTTACGCCCGCCAGAACCATGCCTCCGGCGGGGCCAAGACCTTTGTAGCCGTACCACCAGAACAGCCCAACCACATTCTCGGCTATTACACGATAAGCCCAGGTTCTATCGCGTTTGCTCACGTTCCCGCCGAGATCACCCGCCGACTCGGGCACTATGACGTACCCATATTCCGCTTGGGTCGGCTTGCCGTGGATCTCACCATACAACGCCAGGGGCTCGGAGGGGAATTGCTGCTCGCGGCCGGCGAACGCGCGCTGGCTGTCGCTACGGAAGTAGGGGGCGTTGCCCTTGCCATCGACGCCAAAGACGAGGCTGCGGCGCGCTGGTATGGACGCTTCGGCGCGCTCCCGTTACTGGACGATCCCCGAAAACTGGTCTTGCCGCTCAGCGCCATCGCCGAAGCCCTGAAATCGACCGGAAAGACGCGTTCCTGA
- a CDS encoding DUF1778 domain-containing protein: MATTAVREGRIELRATREEKQLLAAAAAYERLDVTSFIMRAVLPAARGVVDRAERIALSERDSRRVLELLEHPPKPTAALRAAARRRATRK; encoded by the coding sequence ATGGCAACGACCGCAGTTAGGGAGGGCCGGATTGAATTGAGGGCCACTAGGGAAGAGAAGCAGCTTCTGGCGGCGGCAGCCGCTTATGAGCGGCTGGACGTGACGAGCTTTATTATGCGTGCTGTGTTACCCGCCGCGCGCGGCGTCGTCGACCGTGCTGAGCGTATTGCACTGAGTGAACGTGACAGTCGGCGCGTGCTCGAGTTGCTGGAGCATCCGCCTAAGCCGACCGCGGCCCTTCGAGCCGCCGCTCGGCGCCGTGCCACCCGAAAGTGA